GAGCATGGAGGCTGAGAATCCTGGGGTCCAGGGGCATCTGAGATGCCTGTCCTCTCACCTACCAGGGGCCAGACAGAGGAGGAGGCTGAGGTTGGGCCCGTGCCATTCACCCCTTCTTTCAACTTCTTTGTCTGACGCTGACTGTGGGGCCTGGCACCCACCAGGAAAGTCACAGTCATTGCTGTCCCGTGTGGTGCCATGCCAGGGGTTGCCTAGGGAGGGAGGGACCAACAAGAAGGCACTTAAGCCAAACCAGGGggtgtggtcagggaaggcttcccggaGGAGGTGCTGCCGCAAGAAGTTGCTTGGTGTTTTTTTGAGGTGGGGGGGCTAATTTTTAACTACTTTGTGCTGTTTGCCATCAGGTGCTTTTCACAGACGCTGTCGTGTTTAATTTGCAccaacaatcctgtgaggtaaGAAATAGCTTCCACATGTTCTCAATGAGAAAGCTACGGCTTGGAGGGGAAGTCGCTTGGCCACCTCACTCAGCCAGGTTTAGAACTCCAAGGGGTTCTTAAAAAGATGATAGAAAAGATGTAAGGGGATGGGAGGTGAGTCTGGCACGCCTGGCGGAAGAAGCAGTGGATGCAGAAGCATGGCAGTGGGAGCAGCTGTGGTTCAGAGGTGGGCTGGGGTCTGGAGGAGCCTCGATGCTCGCAGCAGACAGCTAGGGAGCCAAGGCAGGCATATGAGGGCGGGAGTGACGTGGTCCCACTGCAAGTCACTGGGGGCTCCGGACCTCCCCGGCCAGCAACCTCCTGCTTGCCCGGTGCCCAGCACACCTCCCAGATCTGCTGTGGCTTTTCCTGCTCCTTATCTCAGGAGACAGCAGCCAGGCTGGCATGGGGCATCAGGGAAGTGCTCAACACAGCAGCCCCCAGGCACCTCCCAGACCTCCCCCCAGATCCTCCGCTGCCCATTTCCCTGTCCAGAGGAGACTGAATAGCAGCCAGCATCTGCCTGTCAGCAGAGTTCCCGCTCAGCaccagcccccgcccccgccaccaGCCGCCTCCCCAGAGAGCCAGCAGCACTTCCGCTGCTGCCTAATAGCTCTCCCGGCTGGAGACAATCCTTGATGTGTAGCCTGCATGCACAAGCCTgaggagcagcagccagccctccctgccctgcccgagcccctgcccagccctgctcacCTCCTGAACTGATGTCCCCCGACCTGCACCACACAGGCGGCCGGCAGAGGCCTTGCTCCCACTCTGGGTGATGTCAGGATGAAAGGGCATCCAGGAGCATCGCAAGTGGCGTTCTCTCCCCTGAGATCCAGAGATGGCCCGAGAGACAGTGTTATTAGTGtcgccttcattttttttttttttttttttttttttttttttgcggtacgcgggcttctcactgttgtggcctctcccgttgtggagcacaggctccggacgcgcaggctcagcggccatggctcacgggcccagctgctccgcggcatgtgggatcctcccggaccggggcacgaacccgtatcccctgcatcggcaggcggactctcaaccactgcgccaccagggaagccctgtcgccttcattttaaagatgagaaaatggaggctcagaacGGGGAGGTGATGAAGTCAGACCACTTCGCCTGCATCTTGCCACCTCTGGGTTCCAGGAGTGGACCGTGTTCCCTCAGGCCGAAGGACCTCCACCCCTGCGGTCTCCCCCCTTCTCTGCCCTCTCTTTGAGACCCCATCTCAGGGAAGCCTCTGTGCCCCAGTCCCCTGCCCTGAGCACTTACTGAGGATGGCCTTTGTTGACACCTAAGCTCCACGAGGGCATCCCCAGAGCCCAGAGCCCCTCATGAGTATTTACTGAAGGGTAAATGAGGAAATGGGTAAATGGATCCCTGAGCTAGTTAGGGTAAGGCTGGTTGCAGTAACAGACAAACCCTAACATTTTCAGAGGTTCATTCTTCACACATGAGGGCAGCAAGAGTTTCTGGCCGATGGGTGGCTTCTCCCGTGTGGTGGTGTGGGCCTGCCTTCCCCTGGGGCCTGGGCTTGGTCCCCATGCCTGGGCAGGGCACCTCACCTGCCCTCACATGCCACTGGCTAGAACTCAGTTATGTGACTGTCCCCAGTtgcaggagaggctgggagatACAGTCCAGCTGCGGCTCCAAGGAGAGGACGCGGGTTTTGTTGACTTCATCAATGTAGTTTTCACTGCATCCCTGTAAGATGGGTATTACTGTCAACCCCGTTTGCgcatgaggagactgaggctcagatgaCATGTTCCGGCCAGAGCCGGCCCGAGGACCCGTGTTGTCAAGTGCTGCCCTGCCCTGCTTCCTAAAGGCCACCTGTCCAAAGTGTCCTGCTGACACTCTCACCCTGAGTCTCGACACACCAAACACGTGGGCATTTAAGGAGGCGGCCAGTGTGCAGAGCCGCAGGTGCTGGCTCCCCCCTTTCCTCGTCTTATGAGGGTTTGTTCTCGCCTGGGGGCGGGGTATGTCTCTCCATCATTTTAGCTGTCCGTGTTTGTTGGACGGCTTCTGTTCGTTCCTAAGTCACCAGCTCTGGGCCCCTGCGGGGCTCCTGTGCGTGGAAGCTAAGGCAGGACTCACCCTCCCACACCGGGGGTGGTAGTTAGTGGTTGGTGGGCTCACACGTGCCCACTAACCACTGCCCACCGACTTTAGGTCCTGTCTTCCCCGTCCCCTGTGATTGACAAGTGCTctcctgctggcctttctgcCACTTGGCAGCTGCCCCCTGCCTGTCACCCATGCAGAGGAAGGACAGATGCCCCCAGAGGGAAAGCTGCAGGAGGGTAATGGTCAGTGCTGTGATAGCGTCTGTATGGAGGGCAGTCCCAGGAGTGGTGCCTCCAAGCCTGGCTTCCGGGAGGAGGTGACACTTGACACATTGACAGGTGGGAAGGGcgtgccaggcagagggaacagcttaGCAAAGGCTGGCAGAGCCTGAGCCTCTGCCTCAGCCCCAGAGCCCGGTCTGCTGCCCAGACCAGTAACCCAGGTCCTTCCTATCTGAGCTGAGTGAGTAGTCCAGTTCTAGCTGTGGAGGAGAGAAGGCctgggaagagaagaggaaggaggaaggacagcaggaaaggaagaagagggggaCCTGCTGTGCTGTCACCTCTCAGGCCTGGTCGCCTCTGCTCCCTGTTCTCAGCTACACACGCGGGGCCTCCTTGCTCCCCGGCCCGTCGTACTGGCTGTTCCTCTGCCTCCAACGCCACACAGCTGATTCCTCTCCCTTTAGCCTTCCCTTGGTGTCGCCTCTTGAGAAGGCCGCCAGATCACCCCGTGTTAAGGCTGCGGACCCTGACATTTCCCATTCTGCTCACTCCAATCTGTGTTTTCCCCGAAGCGGCGCTTAGTCACCTCGCCCTGTAATTTTCTTACTTTTATGCTCATTGGTTGCGTCCCTTCCGCACACTGCCTCCCGGTATAAGCCACCCG
Above is a genomic segment from Mesoplodon densirostris isolate mMesDen1 chromosome 18, mMesDen1 primary haplotype, whole genome shotgun sequence containing:
- the LOC132478202 gene encoding uncharacterized protein LOC132478202 isoform X1, which produces MPAGPVGVPPAVRSAPCPRPLRNRVTFCPGLNSLRSATEQGRERHLRCSWMPFHPDITQSGSKASAGRLCGAGRGTSVQEATPGMAPHGTAMTVTFLVGARPHSQRQTKKLKEGVNGTGPTSASSSVWPLVGERTGISDAPGPQDSQPPCSGPACQAVLCRLPSISARSSPDLGPGPHSLPQAATDGSSQGWGWAHSTPSSSAMLLVSRWPSAKWPA